One Azoarcus sp. DN11 DNA segment encodes these proteins:
- a CDS encoding PAS domain S-box protein produces MDTVPPPMSPRATVALTTRQRWLTAVPYLTVLLFLVVIAALVWFTRAYDEEEQRATLINDVLWMEQNLQFKLERNASQLEQIGQDILSPTNRHPSQTSAALRQLVRSENGLVRVVWLDAAGHMRGALPPIGDRETLGEPLSEQSAARFRLAQALGRRVYGQVYAAGGRQQFEVHVPIYSENGFAGAMVGVYSLRELVTDELPWWFAERYRVSVLDSGGRELVSKSKVAPLSDRQSYSMAFDPPGDGLTLQVTAYRGETRWVQVLLIGSILLLGGILIWSVLQLRRELQRRHRAEQALRSESLFRRAMEDSMLTGLRARDRNGRITYVNPAFCKMVGYSAEELVGCTPPMPYWDPDFLVQTQEVHDRVLGGNAPPEGFELCLRRKNGERFDALIFEAPLIDAAGRHTGWMGSLLDITAQKRAEELARQQEERLQATSRLITMGEMASTLAHELNQPLAAIASYNTGCLNRLEQPALDREEFRDIFDRIGRQARRAGDIIRRVHDFVRRAEPKREPLDLNLMIREAIGLIEADSAKRGMRIETELDESLPAVAADPVMIEQVIVNLVRNGMDAMRDNPPSRRTMRVSTRREGDMLVVRVADNGTGIDPETARRLFEPFFTTKAEGMGMGLNICRSIAELHHGRLGFEINPDGGTIFTLSLPVESS; encoded by the coding sequence GCCTACGATGAGGAGGAGCAGCGCGCGACGCTCATCAACGACGTGCTGTGGATGGAGCAGAACCTGCAGTTCAAGCTCGAGCGCAACGCCTCGCAACTCGAGCAGATCGGACAAGACATCCTTTCTCCCACCAACCGCCACCCGTCGCAGACCTCCGCCGCACTGCGCCAGCTCGTACGCTCGGAGAACGGCCTCGTGCGCGTGGTGTGGCTCGACGCCGCCGGCCACATGCGGGGCGCGCTGCCGCCCATCGGCGACAGAGAGACGCTCGGCGAACCGCTGAGCGAGCAGTCGGCTGCGCGCTTCCGGCTCGCCCAGGCGCTGGGACGGCGCGTCTACGGCCAGGTCTACGCCGCCGGCGGCCGCCAGCAATTCGAGGTGCATGTCCCGATCTACTCCGAAAACGGCTTCGCGGGCGCGATGGTGGGGGTCTATTCCCTGCGCGAGCTCGTCACGGACGAGCTGCCGTGGTGGTTCGCTGAACGCTACCGCGTAAGCGTGCTCGACAGCGGCGGACGCGAGCTCGTGTCGAAGTCCAAGGTGGCGCCGCTGTCCGACCGGCAGAGCTATTCGATGGCGTTCGATCCGCCCGGCGACGGCCTCACGCTGCAGGTCACCGCCTACCGCGGCGAGACGCGCTGGGTCCAGGTCCTGCTGATCGGCTCCATCCTGCTGCTCGGCGGCATCCTGATCTGGAGCGTGCTGCAGCTGCGCCGCGAACTGCAGCGCCGCCACCGGGCAGAGCAGGCCCTGCGCAGCGAATCCCTGTTCCGCCGGGCGATGGAAGACTCCATGCTCACCGGCCTGCGCGCCCGCGACCGCAACGGCCGCATCACTTACGTGAACCCCGCCTTCTGCAAGATGGTCGGCTACAGCGCCGAGGAACTCGTCGGCTGCACGCCGCCGATGCCCTACTGGGACCCCGACTTCCTCGTGCAGACGCAGGAGGTCCACGACCGCGTCCTCGGCGGCAACGCCCCGCCCGAAGGCTTCGAACTGTGCCTGCGGCGCAAGAACGGCGAGCGTTTCGACGCCCTGATCTTCGAAGCCCCGCTGATCGACGCCGCGGGACGGCACACCGGCTGGATGGGCTCGCTGCTCGACATCACCGCCCAGAAACGCGCCGAGGAACTCGCACGCCAGCAGGAAGAACGCCTCCAGGCCACCTCCCGCCTGATCACGATGGGCGAGATGGCCTCGACCCTCGCGCACGAACTCAACCAGCCGCTCGCGGCGATCGCCAGCTACAACACGGGCTGCCTCAACCGCCTCGAGCAGCCCGCGCTCGACCGCGAGGAGTTCAGGGACATCTTCGACCGCATCGGCCGCCAGGCGCGCCGCGCCGGCGACATCATCCGCCGCGTGCACGACTTCGTGCGCCGCGCCGAGCCCAAGCGCGAACCGCTCGACCTCAACCTGATGATCCGCGAGGCGATCGGCCTCATCGAGGCCGATTCGGCCAAACGCGGCATGCGCATCGAAACCGAGCTAGACGAATCGCTGCCGGCCGTGGCGGCCGACCCGGTGATGATCGAGCAGGTCATCGTGAACCTCGTGCGTAACGGCATGGACGCCATGCGCGACAACCCGCCGTCGCGGCGCACCATGCGCGTGAGCACCCGGCGCGAGGGCGACATGCTCGTCGTGCGCGTTGCCGACAACGGCACCGGCATCGACCCCGAAACCGCCCGCCGGCTGTTCGAGCCCTTCTTCACGACCAAGGCCGAAGGCATGGGCATGGGGCTCAACATCTGCCGCTCCATCGCCGAACTGCACCACGGCCGGCTCGGTTTCGAAATCAACCCCGACGGCGGTACCATCTTCACGCTGTCGCTACCCGTGGAATCCTCATGA
- a CDS encoding response regulator translates to MTQPCAHIIDDDEAIRDALQWLFKTRDVACATWSGAESFLEALQPGWRGCVVLDIRMEGMSGLECFDVLRQRGNQLPVIFITGHGDVPMAVAALKKGAFDFIEKPFNDSDLVDIVMRALEIDANNQRAEATRETVEARLALLTAREQEVMELILAGKFNKVIADELCISMRTVEAHRSKVFEKMEVRSAVELAQLVNLVRNRTL, encoded by the coding sequence ATGACTCAGCCTTGCGCCCACATCATCGACGACGACGAAGCCATCCGCGACGCGCTGCAGTGGCTGTTCAAGACGCGCGATGTCGCGTGCGCGACGTGGTCGGGCGCCGAGAGCTTCCTCGAGGCGCTCCAGCCCGGCTGGCGCGGCTGCGTCGTGCTCGACATCCGCATGGAAGGCATGAGCGGCCTCGAGTGCTTCGACGTACTGCGCCAGCGCGGCAACCAGCTGCCCGTCATCTTCATCACCGGCCACGGCGACGTGCCGATGGCCGTCGCCGCGCTGAAGAAGGGCGCGTTCGACTTCATCGAAAAACCCTTCAACGACAGCGATCTCGTCGACATCGTCATGCGCGCGCTGGAGATCGACGCGAACAACCAGCGCGCCGAGGCCACCCGCGAAACGGTGGAGGCGCGCCTCGCCCTGCTCACCGCGCGCGAGCAGGAAGTGATGGAGCTGATCCTCGCCGGCAAGTTCAACAAGGTCATCGCCGACGAACTGTGCATCTCGATGCGGACCGTGGAAGCCCACCGCTCCAAGGTGTTCGAGAAGATGGAAGTGCGCTCCGCG